ACTCCCCTGGAACACCGGGGTGGCGGCGATCAGGGCATCGGCACTCCCGACGAGGAGCCGGGCGTCCTCCAGATCCGGAGTCGGGATCATAGTGGTCATAAATGTCGCCAGATCGCCCGCGAGCGCCCGGAGGTCAAGCACGGTGACCTCCACCGCCTCTCCGGAAGCTGCCACCTCATGTTCGGCGGCATAGGCGACCCGGGTCGCGATGTCCCGTGTGCTGGACGGATTGCTCAGGCCCGCGTTGATGACGACGAGCTTTCGGGTACTCACTGTTGGCTCCTCTCCTTCACGGGTTCAACGTCGTGGAACGGATCATTCATTCCTGCCGCTACGAGGGACTCATGCGTCGGCGGCCCGCTGGGCACATGGGCAGGACGCCGAGCCTCGAGTTCGCGCCGCAGCACGGGAACAACCTCGGTACCAAGGATCTCGATCTGCTCGAGAACGACGTCTTTCGGCAGTCCAGCGTGGTCCACCAGGAACATCTGGCGCTGGTAGTCGCCGACGGCGTCGGCATAGCTGAGGTAGCGTTCAATGACCTGGTCCACCGTTCCGACGGTGAGCGGGGTCATCCGGGTGAAGTCTTCCATGCTCGGGCCGTGCCCGTAGACCGGGGCATTGTCGAAGTACGGACGGAAGAACTCCTTGGCCTTCTTCTCGGTCTCCCCGATGAATACCTGGCCACCCAGACCCACAATCGCCTGGTCCGCAGCTCCGTGCCCGTAATACTCGAATCGTTGCCGGTAGGTGTTCACCATAGTCGCGGTGTGCTCGATATTCCAGAAAATATGGTTGTGGAAGAAGCCGTCACCGTAATAAGCGGCCTGTTCCGCGATCTCCGGCGACCGGATCGAGCCGTGCCACACGAACGGCGGGGTGTCGTCCAGAGGACGGGGCATCGAGGTGAAGTTCTGCAACGGCGTACGGAACTCACCCTTCCACGACACGTCCTCCTGCCTCCACAAGGTGCGGAGCAGATGGTAGTTCTCCACCGCCAACGGAATGCCCTTGCGAATGTCCTTACCGAACCACGGGTACACCGGGCCAGTATTGCCCCGGCCCATCATCACGTCCACGCGCCCACCGGTGAGGTGCTGAACGTAGGCGTAGTCCTCTGCCAGACGCACCGGATCGTTGGTGGTGATCAGCGTCGTAGCGGTGGAGAACCGGATCTTCTCGGTCTGTGCCGCCAGGTACGCCATGAGAATCGGCGGGTTCGCCGGGGCGACGAACGGAGGGTTGTGGTGCTCACCAGTGGCGAAGACATCCAGGCCAACCTCCTCGGCTTTCCTGGCGTACTCCACCGTCGCCGAGATCCGTTCATGCGCATCAGGTGCCCGGCCGGTCGTTGGGTCTGGGGTGAGGTCACCGATGGTGAAGATTCCGAAGTCCATGACCCCATAATCCACCCGAAGTAGATGACATGTCAACTACTTTCGAATGCGACGCCCCTTGACCACCCTGTGCACCACCTCAATCACCAGTGCACCGACAGCTCCGACCACCAGTCCGAGGCACATGAGCTGGGTGTTTCCGGGCTCCAACAGAACCAGTTCGCGCAAGAACGGCACCGTGAACAACAGGACATAACCGACCACACACCCCACCAGGAGCAGGATCTTCCACCACACCAGTGGCCGGGCGACGATGCCCAGCACCCAAAGCCCCATCACGATCAGTGCCAGCAGTACCGCCGTCCCCG
The genomic region above belongs to Corynebacterium glyciniphilum AJ 3170 and contains:
- a CDS encoding LLM class flavin-dependent oxidoreductase translates to MDFGIFTIGDLTPDPTTGRAPDAHERISATVEYARKAEEVGLDVFATGEHHNPPFVAPANPPILMAYLAAQTEKIRFSTATTLITTNDPVRLAEDYAYVQHLTGGRVDVMMGRGNTGPVYPWFGKDIRKGIPLAVENYHLLRTLWRQEDVSWKGEFRTPLQNFTSMPRPLDDTPPFVWHGSIRSPEIAEQAAYYGDGFFHNHIFWNIEHTATMVNTYRQRFEYYGHGAADQAIVGLGGQVFIGETEKKAKEFFRPYFDNAPVYGHGPSMEDFTRMTPLTVGTVDQVIERYLSYADAVGDYQRQMFLVDHAGLPKDVVLEQIEILGTEVVPVLRRELEARRPAHVPSGPPTHESLVAAGMNDPFHDVEPVKERSQQ